A genomic stretch from Lathyrus oleraceus cultivar Zhongwan6 chromosome 2, CAAS_Psat_ZW6_1.0, whole genome shotgun sequence includes:
- the LOC127117986 gene encoding uncharacterized protein LOC127117986, whose product MAVHSTSKLNLILCLSSTLLLLSSSHAQAESQNLEYCQKDVGYAVKISSVEILPDPVVRGQPFTFKIEAYTDAPIHSGDLIYEISYAGIEGKPAIFHHALSEETLLPVRPGSFLLTHTELLPPVTPPGTYNVKLTFDDNDGDQLTCIIFPFTIGAKSSVSAI is encoded by the exons ATGGCAGTTCACTCTACTTCAAAGCTCAACCTCATTTTATGCTTATCATCAACACTTTTGCTACTTTCTTCTTCTCATGCTCAAGCTGAATCTCAGAATCTTGAATACTGTC AAAAAGATGTTGGCTATGCAGTGAAGATCAGCAGTGTAGAAATATTACCTGACCCTGTGGTGAGAGGACAGCCCTTCACCTTCAAAATTGAAGCTTATACTG atgcaccAATTCATAGTGGTGATTTAATATATGAAATTTCATATGCTGGGATTGAAGGAAAACCTGCAATATTTCACCATGCTCTCAGCGAGGAAACACTGCTTCCCGTCCGCCCAGGCAGCTTTTTGCTCACTCATACTGAATTATTGCCTCCAGTCACCCCGCCG GGCACCTATAATGTGAAGCTGACCTTCGATGATAATGATGGTGATCAGTTAACATGTATCATCTTTCCTTTCACCATCGGTGCTAAATCTTCAGTATCTGCTATTTAA